A DNA window from Pseudodesulfovibrio thermohalotolerans contains the following coding sequences:
- a CDS encoding HIT family protein, producing MDVLWAPWRLEYILGPKPEECVFCIPEGTSEDEERCILARGEHCFVIMNKFPYNNGHLMVTPYRHVSHLTDLTLEESQDCMLWIRRCIEVLEKAFHPQGINMGLNLGEAAGAGIAQHMHFQIVPRWNGDASFMAVFGETTVIPEHLSSTYSRLKPLFDAITA from the coding sequence ATGGATGTTCTGTGGGCGCCTTGGCGTCTTGAATATATACTCGGTCCTAAACCCGAGGAATGCGTCTTTTGCATACCCGAGGGCACGAGTGAGGACGAGGAGCGTTGCATCCTCGCCCGCGGCGAACATTGTTTCGTAATTATGAACAAGTTCCCATACAACAACGGGCACCTCATGGTTACGCCTTACCGTCATGTGAGCCACCTGACGGATTTGACTTTGGAAGAGTCCCAAGACTGTATGCTCTGGATAAGGCGCTGCATCGAAGTGCTGGAAAAGGCATTCCACCCTCAAGGGATCAATATGGGACTTAATCTGGGCGAGGCGGCAGGGGCCGGTATCGCTCAGCACATGCATTTTCAGATTGTCCCCCGGTGGAATGGGGACGCGTCGTTTATGGCCGTCTTCGGCGAGACCACGGTCATCCCCGAACACCTGTCTTCAACCTACAGCCGTCTCAAGCCGCTGTTCGATGCAATAACAGCTTAG
- a CDS encoding LapA family protein, with product MRFIKVLFLLVLFVFSILFFSQNNDVLLQNLVLVLDIPYVATLHSIPLPFGFLILTAFVAGSLLTMIYFAVDKFRSASKLKECRTRMASLEQELNSLRNMPISADTSFSSVETKEEENA from the coding sequence ATGCGTTTTATCAAGGTCCTGTTTCTGTTGGTGCTTTTTGTCTTTTCCATCTTGTTCTTCAGCCAGAACAATGATGTCCTGCTTCAGAACCTGGTACTGGTTCTCGATATTCCTTACGTAGCCACCCTGCATTCCATTCCCCTGCCCTTCGGGTTCCTGATTCTGACCGCATTCGTGGCCGGCTCCCTGCTGACCATGATCTATTTCGCGGTGGATAAATTCCGCAGCGCTTCCAAGCTCAAGGAATGCCGCACCCGCATGGCCAGCCTGGAACAGGAACTCAACTCCCTGCGCAACATGCCTATCAGCGCGGATACCTCCTTCTCCTCCGTCGAGACCAAGGAAGAGGAAAACGCCTAG
- a CDS encoding tetratricopeptide repeat protein: MGWNIFNRKKTPSFTRDTTRAAGNGESLPVQDTRAAIEELSKVVQNDPEAVEIYLALGSLYRSQGEIERAIQIRNSLIVRPGLDREFKARAWFELGRDFRRAGFLDRAEKAFHQARSLGQDPISIHREMARLTAERGDYEKAAESYGQLDLPLPQAHFLVRLAKDRFAEGNVSQGHRALRHAIRAYPGAVEAWLEQMTQAYKSGNAAKVGDILAQALAQVAPELRFVLFEGLLQALAQAEKVRVNSFGEENEWSGTCPDQKIVQVVIPVIETQEPDVLLLHYGALLLLRIEDTENARPWLEKALMLNADFWQARLELFDLSRTEQTLTPFFKEQLSFFIDRARLVRRFFCRHCGLKRDQLFFNCPRCHSWHSIAFRTEINE, encoded by the coding sequence ATGGGCTGGAATATCTTCAACCGCAAGAAGACGCCGAGCTTCACGAGAGATACGACTAGAGCCGCGGGAAACGGGGAGTCTCTGCCTGTGCAGGATACCCGTGCGGCCATAGAGGAACTCAGCAAGGTCGTCCAGAACGATCCGGAAGCGGTTGAAATCTATCTTGCGCTCGGCAGCCTCTACCGCTCTCAGGGCGAGATCGAGCGCGCTATCCAAATCAGAAACAGTCTTATTGTCAGGCCGGGCCTGGACCGAGAGTTCAAGGCCCGTGCCTGGTTCGAACTGGGCCGGGATTTTCGTCGCGCCGGTTTCCTCGATCGTGCGGAGAAGGCCTTTCATCAGGCTCGCTCTCTCGGACAGGACCCCATCTCCATTCATAGGGAAATGGCCCGCCTGACGGCCGAACGCGGCGACTACGAAAAAGCCGCCGAGTCCTATGGCCAGCTCGACCTGCCCTTGCCTCAGGCGCATTTTCTGGTCCGTTTGGCCAAGGATCGTTTTGCCGAGGGTAATGTCTCTCAGGGCCATCGAGCCTTGCGCCATGCCATCCGTGCCTACCCCGGCGCGGTGGAGGCTTGGTTGGAGCAGATGACCCAGGCTTACAAGAGCGGCAATGCCGCCAAGGTCGGCGATATCCTCGCCCAAGCCTTGGCGCAGGTGGCACCCGAACTGCGTTTCGTTCTTTTCGAGGGGCTGCTGCAGGCCTTGGCCCAGGCGGAAAAGGTCCGGGTCAATTCCTTTGGCGAGGAAAACGAGTGGTCTGGGACGTGTCCGGATCAAAAGATCGTTCAGGTTGTGATCCCCGTCATCGAGACCCAAGAGCCAGACGTCCTGTTGCTTCATTACGGAGCCCTGCTTCTCCTGCGCATCGAGGACACGGAAAACGCCCGCCCCTGGCTTGAAAAGGCGCTCATGCTCAACGCCGATTTCTGGCAGGCGCGGCTTGAGCTGTTTGATCTGTCGCGAACCGAACAGACCTTGACGCCCTTCTTCAAGGAACAGCTTTCCTTTTTCATCGACCGGGCCAGACTGGTCCGGAGGTTCTTCTGCCGCCATTGCGGCCTGAAGCGCGATCAGCTCTTTTTCAACTGCCCGCGTTGCCATAGCTGGCACTCCATCGCCTTCAGAACCGAGATCAACGAATAA
- the mutS gene encoding DNA mismatch repair protein MutS, which produces MLEQYLRFKEENPGCLLFFRMGDFYELFFEDAEVVSRAVQIALTSRNPNDENPIPMCGMPHHSVEPYLSQLLDKGYKIAVCDQIEDPKEAKGLVKRDVTRVLTPGTVVEDSNLKSKANNYLGALYWDSSKDAGGIAWLDFSTGQWSGLYSRKEPELWQWMVKIDPSELLLPQGIKVPPQFIDLAGQVTSVAPGAFFDLAGARNRVLEMQKVTDLESLGLKGKDELVRACGALLTYLDQTQKGEFGHLGEFKPLNLGKHLLLDEVTERNLEIFRRLDGRTGLGTLWQVMDRTMTPMGGRLLEARLRQPWRNLTPIEKTQECVAFLFERDRLRGDIRHGLDSVYDLERLSTRIFLGRANPKDFIALRRSLTMLPPLRKLLAEEESLEQAQELKRIFNKWDAMEDLCALLDAALVDSPPPVITDGGLFRKGYDPVLDELIELNEHGEDRLKELHQAELAKSDIPKLKLGFNKVFGYYFEVSKAYKGQVPDHFIRRQTLVNSERYITPELKELEDRIISASEERKSLEYKLFQELRELLAKARSRFLFMADVVASLDYWQGLAEAARVNEWTRPVLHEGLEIDIEQGRHPVVEAAMGASNYIPGDLRMDESRRILLITGPNMAGKSTVLRQVAIMTIMAQIGSFVPARSARIGLADRVFSRVGASDNLAQGHSTFMVEMTETARILRQATKRSLVILDEIGRGTSTYDGLSLAWAVVEELSTRAGGSVRTLFATHYHELTSLEGKIEGLRNLNIAVKEWKGDIVFLRRLVPGPADRSYGIEVARLAGVPRPVVERAREILAKLEEKSQDSQAKGAVDRASQTLLPGFGAPPIKIDRELCEHPIITQLTDLDVDGMTPIQALMLLNQWKDMIKD; this is translated from the coding sequence ATGCTCGAGCAGTACCTCCGCTTCAAGGAGGAAAACCCGGGCTGCCTGCTTTTTTTCCGCATGGGCGACTTTTACGAGCTCTTCTTCGAGGACGCCGAGGTCGTTTCCCGCGCTGTCCAGATCGCCCTGACCAGCCGTAATCCCAACGACGAAAATCCCATTCCCATGTGCGGTATGCCTCACCATTCGGTGGAGCCCTACCTGAGTCAGCTTCTCGACAAGGGGTACAAGATCGCTGTCTGCGACCAGATCGAGGACCCCAAGGAGGCCAAGGGGCTGGTTAAACGCGACGTAACCCGCGTGCTCACCCCCGGCACCGTGGTCGAGGATTCCAATCTCAAGTCCAAGGCCAACAACTATCTCGGCGCACTCTATTGGGACAGCTCCAAGGACGCCGGCGGCATCGCCTGGCTCGATTTTTCCACGGGGCAATGGTCCGGCCTATACAGCCGCAAGGAGCCGGAGCTGTGGCAATGGATGGTCAAGATCGACCCGAGCGAATTGCTTCTCCCGCAGGGGATAAAGGTACCGCCTCAGTTCATTGACCTGGCCGGTCAGGTTACGTCCGTTGCTCCTGGCGCGTTCTTCGATTTGGCCGGAGCGCGGAACCGCGTTCTGGAGATGCAGAAGGTTACGGACCTGGAAAGCCTCGGCCTTAAGGGCAAGGATGAACTTGTCAGAGCGTGCGGAGCGCTCCTTACCTATCTGGACCAGACACAGAAAGGCGAATTCGGACATTTGGGCGAATTCAAGCCGCTCAACCTTGGCAAGCATCTTCTCCTCGACGAAGTAACCGAACGCAATCTTGAGATTTTCCGTAGGCTTGACGGCAGAACCGGCCTCGGTACCCTGTGGCAGGTCATGGATCGGACCATGACGCCGATGGGCGGTCGTTTGCTGGAAGCCCGCCTGCGACAGCCGTGGCGCAATCTTACGCCCATCGAAAAGACCCAGGAGTGCGTCGCTTTTCTCTTTGAACGCGACCGCCTGCGTGGCGACATCCGGCACGGCCTGGATTCGGTCTACGATCTGGAACGGCTCTCTACCCGTATTTTTCTTGGCCGTGCGAATCCCAAGGATTTCATAGCCCTGCGCCGCAGTTTGACCATGCTCCCCCCACTTCGCAAGCTTCTTGCCGAAGAGGAATCACTGGAGCAAGCCCAGGAGTTGAAGCGTATCTTTAACAAATGGGACGCCATGGAGGACCTGTGCGCCCTGCTTGATGCCGCTCTGGTGGACAGCCCTCCGCCCGTAATCACGGACGGCGGCCTGTTCCGCAAAGGATACGATCCGGTTCTGGATGAGCTTATCGAGCTCAATGAACACGGCGAGGACCGGCTCAAGGAGCTGCATCAAGCAGAGCTGGCCAAAAGCGATATTCCCAAGCTCAAGCTCGGTTTCAACAAGGTTTTCGGCTATTACTTCGAGGTTTCCAAAGCCTACAAGGGACAGGTGCCGGACCACTTCATCCGCCGTCAGACCCTGGTCAACAGCGAACGGTACATCACTCCCGAGTTGAAGGAGCTTGAGGACAGGATCATTTCCGCCAGTGAAGAACGCAAGAGCCTGGAATACAAATTGTTCCAGGAGTTGCGCGAATTGCTGGCCAAGGCCCGTTCCCGGTTCCTGTTCATGGCCGACGTGGTCGCCTCGCTGGACTACTGGCAGGGACTGGCCGAGGCCGCACGGGTCAACGAATGGACCCGGCCTGTTCTGCACGAAGGGCTTGAGATTGATATCGAGCAGGGACGCCATCCTGTGGTCGAGGCGGCTATGGGCGCGTCCAACTACATCCCCGGCGACCTCCGAATGGACGAGAGCCGCCGCATCCTGCTTATTACCGGCCCGAACATGGCAGGTAAATCCACGGTGCTGCGCCAGGTGGCGATCATGACCATCATGGCGCAGATCGGCTCCTTTGTTCCGGCCCGGAGCGCACGCATCGGTCTGGCGGACCGTGTCTTTTCGCGGGTGGGCGCTTCGGACAATCTGGCTCAGGGGCACTCCACATTCATGGTCGAAATGACCGAGACCGCGCGCATCCTGAGACAGGCCACCAAACGGAGCCTGGTCATTCTCGACGAGATCGGCCGGGGCACCAGCACCTACGACGGCCTTTCGCTCGCCTGGGCCGTGGTCGAGGAATTGTCCACTCGCGCGGGCGGGTCGGTTCGCACTCTGTTCGCCACCCATTATCACGAATTGACCAGCCTGGAAGGCAAGATCGAGGGACTGCGGAACCTCAACATCGCGGTCAAGGAGTGGAAAGGGGATATCGTGTTTTTACGCAGGCTTGTTCCCGGACCGGCAGATCGGAGCTACGGCATCGAAGTGGCCCGTCTTGCCGGGGTGCCCCGCCCCGTGGTGGAGCGCGCCAGGGAAATCCTTGCGAAGCTCGAAGAAAAATCGCAGGATAGTCAGGCTAAAGGGGCTGTTGACCGCGCGTCCCAGACCTTGCTGCCCGGCTTCGGCGCACCGCCCATCAAGATCGACCGCGAGTTGTGCGAACACCCGATTATTACCCAGCTCACGGACCTGGACGTGGACGGTATGACTCCCATCCAGGCGCTTATGCTTCTCAATCAGTGGAAGGACATGATTAAGGACTGA
- the lysA gene encoding diaminopimelate decarboxylase — MHHFEHRDGVLFAEEVSVSELASQYGTPLYIYSTATFKRHFHAFDSAFNELDHLTCFSVKANSNLSVLKMLAKEGAGMDIVSGGELYRALRAGVDPGRIVYSGVGKRDSEIREALEARILMFNVESLAELERINQVAEEMGTVAQISFRINPDVDPQTHPYISTGMQKNKFGLDIDLSMEAYKRAAELAHIEPVGMDCHIGSQLTSLDPFLEALDKLLVFYEKLGELGIKIKYLDLGGGLGIPYNEEEPPHPAEFGKALSERLKGLPLKVILEPGRVIAGNAGILVTEVVYTKSNPTKNFLIVDAAMNDLVRPSLYGSYHRIAEVESKGREPKVYDVVGPICESGDFLARDRELPAVEQGERLVLYSAGAYGFTMSSNYNSRPRACELLVDGDKVIVARKRETYDDLIENEL; from the coding sequence ATGCATCATTTCGAACATCGGGACGGCGTTCTTTTTGCCGAGGAAGTCAGTGTTTCCGAGCTGGCAAGCCAGTACGGCACTCCGCTTTATATTTATTCCACCGCGACTTTCAAGCGGCATTTCCACGCTTTCGATTCCGCTTTCAACGAACTGGACCACCTGACCTGTTTTTCGGTCAAGGCCAACTCCAATCTGTCCGTGCTCAAAATGCTCGCCAAAGAAGGAGCGGGCATGGATATCGTTTCCGGCGGCGAACTCTACCGCGCTCTTAGGGCCGGTGTTGATCCCGGCCGGATCGTCTATTCCGGCGTGGGGAAGCGGGATTCCGAGATTCGCGAGGCTCTGGAAGCGCGTATTCTCATGTTCAACGTCGAGTCTTTGGCGGAACTGGAACGCATCAACCAGGTGGCGGAGGAAATGGGCACCGTCGCGCAAATCAGCTTCCGCATCAATCCGGATGTGGACCCGCAGACCCATCCCTATATTTCTACCGGAATGCAGAAGAACAAGTTCGGATTGGACATTGATCTGTCCATGGAGGCCTACAAGCGGGCCGCCGAACTCGCGCATATCGAGCCTGTGGGCATGGACTGCCACATCGGCTCCCAGTTGACCAGCCTGGATCCGTTCCTGGAGGCCCTGGACAAGCTCCTGGTCTTCTATGAAAAGCTCGGGGAGCTTGGAATCAAGATCAAGTATCTCGATCTGGGCGGTGGCCTGGGCATTCCCTACAACGAAGAGGAACCGCCCCACCCCGCCGAATTCGGCAAGGCGCTGAGCGAGAGACTCAAGGGGCTGCCTCTCAAGGTCATCCTTGAGCCCGGGCGTGTCATCGCGGGCAACGCGGGCATCCTGGTAACGGAAGTGGTCTATACCAAGTCCAATCCGACCAAGAATTTCCTCATTGTGGACGCGGCCATGAACGACCTGGTCCGCCCGAGCCTCTACGGTTCCTATCACCGCATCGCCGAAGTCGAGTCCAAGGGACGTGAGCCCAAGGTCTATGACGTGGTCGGCCCCATCTGCGAGTCCGGCGACTTCCTGGCCCGCGACAGGGAGCTGCCCGCCGTCGAACAGGGTGAGCGGCTGGTGCTATACTCGGCCGGAGCCTATGGCTTCACCATGTCCTCCAACTACAACTCCAGGCCGCGCGCCTGCGAGCTGTTGGTGGATGGAGACAAGGTCATTGTCGCCCGGAAACGGGAAACGTACGATGATCTCATAGAAAACGAACTCTAG
- a CDS encoding RsmE family RNA methyltransferase: MARLNSFFLPVDQWPANCGGTVILTGPEARHMGTILRTERNQMVRLFDGQGRDGLFKVLDIAKNRAELEAVELAEHPEPEGGLTLAIGWGKSKRRDYLLEKAVELQGRGIVFWRAVRSQGTPPDDPKATWNEKFIQAAKQCGAVRLPDLETVPGGLDGLISRAGNFDNLYLAWEAEEVTVPLSPSMLSKGRTLVVIGPEGGFDFAEADRLIKAGFVPVTLGPSILRWETAAVYCLSLALFGEQDRS; encoded by the coding sequence ATGGCGCGATTGAACTCCTTCTTCCTGCCGGTGGACCAATGGCCTGCTAATTGCGGCGGCACCGTCATCCTCACCGGCCCCGAGGCCCGGCACATGGGCACCATCCTGCGCACGGAACGGAACCAGATGGTCCGTTTATTTGACGGACAAGGGCGCGACGGACTGTTCAAGGTGCTTGATATTGCAAAGAATCGCGCTGAATTGGAGGCCGTTGAGCTGGCCGAGCATCCAGAGCCCGAGGGCGGGTTGACCCTGGCTATCGGCTGGGGCAAATCCAAGCGGCGCGACTACCTTCTGGAAAAAGCCGTGGAGCTCCAGGGGCGTGGGATCGTCTTCTGGCGGGCCGTGCGCAGCCAGGGAACGCCGCCCGACGATCCGAAAGCCACCTGGAACGAGAAATTCATCCAGGCGGCAAAGCAATGCGGAGCCGTCCGCCTTCCTGATCTGGAGACGGTTCCCGGAGGTTTGGATGGATTGATTTCCCGTGCCGGAAATTTCGACAACCTCTATTTGGCCTGGGAAGCGGAAGAGGTCACCGTTCCTCTGTCGCCGTCAATGCTTTCCAAAGGGCGCACTCTTGTAGTAATCGGTCCCGAAGGCGGTTTTGACTTCGCCGAAGCGGACAGGCTTATCAAGGCCGGCTTTGTCCCGGTTACGCTTGGCCCATCCATCCTGCGGTGGGAGACCGCCGCCGTCTACTGCCTTAGTCTCGCCTTGTTTGGTGAACAGGATAGGTCATGA
- a CDS encoding replication-associated recombination protein A, giving the protein MKLEIEESHPLADRIRPVSMDDFVGQSHIRNRIEAFAKSKRMPSLLLFGPPGCGKSTLALLLAQMTGKKYLRVSAPEAGLTALRKMLPGQEVLILDELHRFSKAQQDFFLPILESGEITLLATTTENPSFSVTRQLLSRLHVLRLRQLSREELMGVSHRGAEELGVDLEEESHKMLAAMAGGDARTLLNLLEYTAELPKDKRCPECLRDSLPEIVVRGDRDGDSHYELVSAMIKSIRGSDPDAALYYLACLLESGEDPRFVTRRLIISASEDVGLGDPFALNQAMACHQAVEAIGMPEGFIPMAQTAVYLALAPKSNSTYASYRTAQKEVRENGPHPVPLHLRNATSSLQQEWGYGRGYLYPHNFPKSWADQDYLPTELTGRRFYHPKDQGEEPRLNAWLRQFKKQR; this is encoded by the coding sequence ATGAAACTGGAAATAGAAGAAAGCCACCCACTTGCCGACAGGATCAGGCCTGTCTCCATGGACGATTTCGTGGGCCAGAGCCACATCCGCAACCGGATCGAGGCCTTTGCCAAGTCCAAGCGTATGCCGAGCCTTTTGCTTTTCGGCCCTCCCGGCTGCGGCAAGTCCACCCTGGCCCTTCTTCTGGCCCAGATGACCGGGAAAAAATATTTGCGGGTCAGCGCCCCCGAGGCCGGACTGACCGCTTTGCGCAAAATGTTGCCGGGGCAGGAAGTCCTTATTCTCGATGAGCTGCATCGGTTTTCCAAGGCCCAACAGGACTTTTTCCTGCCCATCCTTGAGAGCGGCGAAATCACCCTGCTCGCCACCACCACGGAAAACCCCTCCTTCAGCGTCACCCGTCAGCTCCTCTCACGCCTTCACGTCCTGCGACTGCGTCAACTCAGCCGTGAGGAACTGATGGGCGTATCCCACCGCGGAGCCGAGGAACTCGGCGTGGACCTTGAGGAGGAAAGCCACAAGATGCTTGCGGCGATGGCCGGTGGCGACGCCCGCACCCTTCTGAATTTACTGGAATATACCGCAGAGCTTCCCAAGGACAAACGATGCCCTGAATGTTTGCGCGATTCCTTGCCCGAGATCGTGGTCCGGGGCGATCGCGACGGCGATTCGCATTATGAATTGGTCTCGGCCATGATTAAGTCCATACGCGGTTCGGACCCGGATGCGGCACTCTATTATCTCGCCTGCCTACTGGAAAGCGGCGAAGATCCGCGTTTCGTCACCAGGAGGCTGATTATTTCCGCTTCGGAGGATGTGGGACTTGGCGACCCGTTCGCCTTGAACCAGGCCATGGCCTGCCATCAGGCCGTGGAAGCCATCGGTATGCCCGAGGGATTCATCCCCATGGCGCAGACAGCGGTGTACCTTGCCCTCGCTCCCAAGAGCAATTCCACCTATGCCTCCTACCGGACCGCCCAAAAAGAGGTGCGCGAAAACGGACCGCATCCGGTCCCGCTTCATCTGCGCAACGCCACCAGTTCCTTGCAGCAGGAATGGGGTTATGGGCGTGGTTATCTTTATCCTCATAATTTCCCCAAAAGTTGGGCCGATCAGGACTACCTCCCCACCGAGCTTACGGGGCGTCGGTTCTACCACCCAAAGGACCAGGGCGAAGAGCCGAGGCTCAATGCCTGGTTGCGTCAATTCAAGAAACAACGATAA
- a CDS encoding CgeB family protein, giving the protein METLRILVILPLYGGSLPIGRYAASALKQDGHLIEVFEAPAFYPAYTALSDLKVTTDRLDYLQNSFLNVVSQSILAKVETFQPDLVLAMAQAPLNQQALKRLRRDGVATAMWFVEDYNLFTYWKAFAPLYDVFAVIQKGAFFEDLAAIGQPNALYLPLAAQPDFHRPMDLSPVERRKFGSEVSFMGAGYPNRRKAFRELVNFDFKIWGTEWEGDHVLEPLVQLKGARVTPEECVKIFNATKINLNLHSSIQADELVTFGDFVNPRTFELAACGAFQLVDRRTLMPEAFAENELATFSSMDELVENIEYFSSRPEERQAYADRGRARVLKDHTYAQRMNSLLRFTAERIPGWPKPRDASPIFGVDYPPELKRNILDLLSRLGLPEDVSFEDLVWAVRQQQGKLNDLDTSILFLDEWRKLYKKKS; this is encoded by the coding sequence ATGGAAACGCTACGTATTCTCGTTATACTGCCGCTCTACGGCGGCTCCCTGCCCATCGGCCGGTACGCGGCTTCCGCACTGAAGCAGGACGGGCATCTGATCGAAGTCTTCGAGGCTCCTGCCTTCTACCCGGCATATACCGCCCTGAGCGACCTCAAGGTGACCACCGACCGCCTGGATTATTTGCAGAATTCCTTTCTGAACGTGGTCAGCCAGTCCATTCTGGCCAAGGTGGAGACCTTCCAGCCAGATCTGGTCCTGGCCATGGCACAGGCCCCGCTCAATCAACAGGCCCTCAAAAGACTTCGACGCGACGGAGTGGCCACGGCCATGTGGTTCGTCGAGGATTACAACCTGTTCACCTACTGGAAGGCGTTCGCGCCATTGTATGACGTTTTCGCCGTGATACAGAAAGGCGCCTTTTTCGAAGACCTTGCCGCCATCGGCCAGCCGAACGCGCTCTATCTGCCGCTGGCCGCCCAACCGGACTTCCATCGGCCCATGGACCTGTCGCCCGTGGAACGGCGCAAATTTGGTTCCGAGGTCTCGTTCATGGGCGCGGGGTATCCCAACCGACGCAAGGCCTTCCGCGAACTGGTCAATTTCGATTTCAAGATATGGGGCACGGAATGGGAGGGCGACCATGTCCTCGAACCGCTCGTGCAACTCAAGGGGGCTCGCGTAACCCCGGAAGAATGCGTAAAAATCTTTAACGCGACCAAAATCAATCTCAACTTACATTCAAGCATTCAGGCCGACGAGCTGGTCACGTTCGGTGACTTCGTCAATCCGCGCACTTTCGAATTAGCCGCTTGCGGCGCGTTTCAATTGGTGGACAGACGAACCCTCATGCCGGAGGCCTTCGCGGAAAACGAACTGGCGACGTTCTCGTCCATGGATGAACTCGTTGAAAATATTGAATACTTTTCCTCGCGCCCCGAGGAGCGGCAGGCTTATGCGGACCGAGGGCGAGCCCGAGTGCTCAAAGACCATACCTATGCGCAGCGCATGAATTCCCTGCTCCGGTTCACCGCCGAACGGATTCCCGGCTGGCCCAAACCGCGCGACGCCTCTCCGATCTTCGGAGTAGACTATCCGCCCGAATTGAAGCGCAACATCCTTGATCTGTTGTCCCGGCTCGGCCTGCCCGAAGACGTGTCCTTTGAAGACTTGGTCTGGGCGGTTAGGCAGCAGCAGGGCAAGCTGAACGACCTGGATACATCCATTTTATTCCTGGATGAATGGCGCAAATTATATAAGAAAAAGTCCTGA
- a CDS encoding glycosyltransferase family 9 protein, giving the protein MKNYLVIQLARFGDLVQTKRLIKTLLARPEATVHLCLDASLAPLARLIYPDAILHPIMAHRAGTSDENAFLKMLDNNRRVFAELVELDFVAIYNLNFSGLNFRLAALFDPGKVEGYAWRNGQEVIGHWPAMAMRWSGFRRLGINLVDFWGAYCPDMLPPGQVNPEATPKGGGIGVVLAGRETRRSLPAPLLARIAATLAGSRKAQRLVLLGGRTEQAAGQAVIKDLPAAVQRNAENMAGRTDWKQLVETVAGLDLLITPDTGTMHLAAHLGTPVAAFFLSSAWCFETGPYGLGHIVYQASTECLPCLETAPCQENVKCLNGFADPGFQRFLVTGKPGHSPDGILTLRSEFDALGQTYIPMAGHDPDAPRREVLRRFLLHHLTGAEPLFDELEQTFAQQLYRDKDWMTADTHYGIQG; this is encoded by the coding sequence ATGAAGAATTACCTCGTCATACAACTCGCCCGGTTCGGAGACCTCGTCCAGACCAAACGGCTGATAAAAACGCTTCTGGCCCGGCCGGAAGCAACGGTTCATCTTTGCCTGGACGCCTCACTGGCCCCGCTGGCCCGGCTGATTTATCCCGATGCGATCCTTCATCCGATCATGGCCCACCGTGCCGGAACGTCTGACGAAAACGCATTCCTGAAAATGCTGGATAACAATCGGCGGGTCTTTGCCGAACTCGTCGAATTGGACTTTGTCGCCATCTACAACCTCAACTTTTCCGGCTTGAATTTTCGGCTGGCCGCTCTGTTCGACCCGGGAAAAGTGGAAGGGTATGCATGGCGCAACGGCCAGGAAGTCATCGGCCACTGGCCCGCTATGGCCATGCGCTGGTCGGGTTTTCGTCGGCTTGGCATCAATCTGGTGGATTTCTGGGGAGCGTATTGCCCGGACATGCTCCCTCCCGGACAGGTCAATCCCGAGGCAACGCCCAAAGGCGGCGGAATCGGCGTGGTTCTGGCCGGTCGCGAAACCAGACGGTCTCTCCCCGCGCCGCTGCTGGCCCGGATTGCGGCCACTCTGGCCGGCTCGCGCAAGGCGCAACGTCTCGTCCTCCTGGGTGGCCGGACCGAACAGGCGGCAGGGCAGGCGGTAATCAAGGACCTGCCTGCGGCCGTGCAGCGAAACGCCGAGAATATGGCGGGCCGGACCGACTGGAAGCAACTTGTGGAAACCGTTGCCGGGTTGGACCTGCTGATAACCCCGGACACCGGAACCATGCACCTCGCCGCCCATTTGGGCACGCCGGTGGCCGCATTCTTCCTTTCTTCCGCCTGGTGCTTCGAGACAGGTCCCTACGGCCTCGGCCACATCGTTTATCAGGCCTCGACAGAGTGCTTGCCGTGCCTGGAGACCGCTCCCTGCCAGGAAAACGTCAAATGCCTGAACGGATTCGCCGATCCGGGCTTCCAGCGATTCCTGGTCACTGGAAAGCCCGGACATTCCCCGGACGGTATCCTGACCCTGCGATCGGAATTCGACGCCTTGGGACAGACCTACATTCCGATGGCCGGGCATGATCCGGACGCGCCTCGGCGCGAAGTGTTGAGACGCTTTCTTCTTCACCACCTTACGGGCGCGGAACCGCTCTTCGATGAACTTGAACAGACTTTCGCCCAACAATTATACAGGGATAAGGACTGGATGACTGCTGACACGCACTACGGGATACAGGGATAA